GCTAGTGACCGACCTTTAGCTGATGCCACGACGCAAAACCAAGGACTGTTCGTCAGCAGATATTTAGATTGATACAGAAAGTACCAGAAAATGTTtttcaaacagctcagcacagtcactgttccaagAACCACAGCGGCTGTTTTCTGggtacaatattttgtttttagcttctgacaacaaatggctacaaatcgatcaaaggagaaggtTACGGTAAACCAGACAGAACGGTCTGTGGcggcataaagcaggacggcgtggatatcacAAATTCTAACGTAATACAGTAAAGCAAATTGTTCCCTATAAACAATTGGAATCTGCCTTTGGATCAGATCGAGAATAACGACCaaaagatccgccactgccatggaaaCCAGATAGtaggtgacacatttggagagaccgcactttccccgagacaggatcacaatcgtcaccacGTTAACTGTACGCAAGAAAATAATGGGAAATTATTCATCAAACACCTGAATAACAGCAGTACGATGTGTTTCTCGTTGAATAACAGAACAGGATGTGGAATATGTCTATTCACGTCCGTCACCATAAACTGAAATTCGGAACGACAGATGATGGAATCGATGAGCTAACCTGTGACAGAACATCCTGCATATAGAATTTTTAATCAGAGTAATCAGCAATGAATCAGCAGTTAAATGATGCAACGGGTTCGAATAAAACAAGGTGAAAACAGCAACTGTATTTTGATTAAATAAAAAGAGGGAACAATTCTGGAACTGCACTTCCATCTGAACACATGAGCGTGGTTATGATGTTCAGCCAGTTGGAcgtgttttgccattcaattagctcccagttgatctgtatctgaactccatctgcACATCTCGGATCCTTGATCCGACAGAAAAACTACCAATATGAGGTTTGAAACATTCAATTCACCTCGTCTGAACTGCTTTGTCGGGGCAATGTTTCTGGATTTCCACTACGCATTGACTGAATAGAATCGAAATAATGACCACAATAATCATTTGGTTGCTGTCAGTGAAGCGAGTTGACATCCATGGAACACATGTCACCGTCAAATACACACGTTGAGAAAAATAAAAATAGCGTTATAAACTGATAAAAGAAAGAAAAAGTGAGATAATTAAGAATATCGtagcaaagaaagaaagaaagaaagaaagaaagagaaagatagaAGAAAGAACTCCCATCTATAGATACATAAGAGAAACTCCAGTCAtgaaaaacgctttacagccaatgaagtacctttcccATTTATTCATTGCTCTAATTTAAAGATCTGGACGTGCGGACTAAGATACATGCTGTTAAACTCCGGTTGCTGAAGTACCAGCTCCAGGTTGTAACTTACTCGGGACACCAACCGCAGCCAAGATGGGGAAGTATATATTTTCTACATCATTAAGCGCCCAAAGAATTTTGAGTTTTATCAGAAAACTAAGAGACATCCCTTCTGGTAAGAGTCGTTAATACAGTATTTGCTGTTGATACTGGAAGAAATTCTCCTTTTGACACATTGAGAGGATCTCCACTCTTTATCGGAGAAAACAAAAATCCATTAGGTGAGATAATTGGGTCCAATGCTGCCTGGGATtacttacagtcactgaacaaacagatgaaGTCAACACTCCAAGAATTCACTGAAGACCGGGTTAAAGCTGTATCTTCATAATCTCTTGCAAGTCCCACAATCCGAAGCAGTATTTCCACAGATGGCGTTTCTCAAAAAAAGAACAGTGAGACATTGGGTTAGCACAGTGTCATCACCCAAAAACCCAAACAAGTGTGCTCCTATTAGAGAGCAACAACTAATAAAGAACTTAAGCAAAAAGCAAAACATAACAATTTTAATATCTGAAATAATAACATTCCTGCCAGTTTTCACCAGACTGTGGTGCAACTTCCAAAAATGTCCTCTTGCTTtttgattttatgcagcatttttcACTTATAATTCAGATTTCCACCTTCCACAATATTGTTTTCGCTTCAAGAGTTTTAAAATATAGTTTGTTCATTTATTGTGGTTTGCTTGTTATATAAAATGAATTGCTTCAGAGAAGCATCTATTCCAGTTGATGATAGTGGTCAAAATAAGTATGTTAtccagaaaggaaggaaggaaggaaggaagggtgcAATGAagtaggaaggaaggaaggaaggacggaAATTAGTCACTTTATAATGCGAGCAATATTGTTACAATTGCTGGCCACAATTAAGTGCAGAGTCTTGGAGATGGTTGATGCGTGATATTTCTGCATTTTAATTAAATGTTTAATATTCTTGTTTAAGTAACAGGGAGACAGATTTGAGACTAACATATCAAATGTTTGCACGTCATCATCGTTGTGTCAAATTTCAGGGTTTTATTAATATGAAACGGTGATTATCTCAACAAGTGTGACTGACCTTTAGTGAATTCCTAACTGGTGGAACAGTCGAGCTCTCGATTCCGAATCTTGTGGCTCTCTCCCTCTGCTCACAGATTGTGCCGCGTTGTACCCGATTATTACGAGCAAACTGGCTAACTCCACTCATATTGTGCATTTTTTGATTCCTTCATGGGTTGTGAGGATCATTGGCGAGGCCAGAATTCGTTTTCCATCCCTACTTGCCATTGAGACGGTGGTGATGAGCCTCCTGCTTGAACAGGTGCACTCCATCTGATGTTGGTACACCCAAAATGCTATCCTGGAGTTCTGTTTTTTGGCCCAACGGCATTGAAGcatcagcgatacagttccaagctaGGATGGCATCTGGCTTGGAGGAAAACCTTCAGGTGGTGATATTCTCATCTATCTCTTGGCCTTGCCTTTCTTTGTGGTAAACCTTGAGAGTTTGGTAGGTCCTGTCGAAGGAggattggcgagttgctgcagcacatcttgtacgCCTACGCAATGCTCGTACTGTGCGCTGGTGCTGGAGGAAATGAATGttcaaggggtgccaatcaagcggtcttttttgccctggatggtgtcaggcaagtgaagagtattccatcacacccctgacttgtggctTCCAGATGGCAGACAAACCTTGTGGAGTCAGGATTCGAAATACAGAATTGccacagaattcgcagcctctgacctgtttttgcaGACACAGTATATATATGTAATAAAaataagcaatgctggaaatactcagcaggtctggcagcatctgtgtagagagaagccatGTTAACCTTTcaagtcaatgacccttcatcagaattggaaaatgttacaaatgaaataggttttaagcaaataaagggggtgtggggaatgagataacaaaagagaatgtCTTGATTGGGCAGAGTGTCAAAGGGAATGACTGacctgaaggtcatggagcaaaggaaaacggtatgttaatggtgtgctgaaagacaaagctttagcacAGAGAGGTGTTAATTAACAGAAAAATAACTAGCCCTGTCCCAAAGCAGAAACATgataaaagtgggtaggcacatggtaaaaaaaaaaggagtGATGTACCAAACTGAAATAACATaaacaaaattaaaaataaaaaggggatcccgtcatgctttgaaatgattgaactcaatgttcagtccggcaggctgcagcgtgcATAATccttaaatgagatgctgttcctcgagcttgcattgatgttcactggaaaactgcagcaagcccaggacagatatgtcggATGTGTTGGCATGAGTGATGAGGGACGGAGTGGGGACTGGGGGGACCGGGTGTGGGtggtggggagtgtggggtgggggggctgattgctggtggtgttgaaatggaaagcaacatgaagctcggggtcatgctttcagacggagcggaggtattccgcaaagcggtcacccaatctgtgtttgttctccccagtgtaaggaagaccacattgtgagcagtgaatacaggataCGAAATTGAATGAAGGAcaggtaaatcgttgcttcacctaaaAGTagggtttggggccttggacagtattTATCTGGATTGTCCAGTTACATATCTTGCCATTGATGAacccgaggatgttgatggtggggaactcagcgatggtaatgccattgaataccaaagggagatgtttagattctttcTAGTTGGAGGtgatgcctggaacttgtgtgatgtgaaagttatttgccacttatgagcccaagcctgaatgttgtccttgtATTGCTGCATATGTATATGGAGGATCGGAGGTGCTGCAAATGgcagtgaacattgtgcaatcatcagcgaaattcCCCACGTCTGACTTTAAgaaggagggaatgtcattgatgaagcagctgaagatggttggggctcggGAACTACCTTACGAAACTCCTGAAGCGTTGTTTGGCTgacatgattggcttccaacagccaCAACTATCTTGCTTTGTTCCAGTTATGATTGTAATCAGTTGCGAGATCCCCTCCGCCCCCGtataccattgactccagttttaccagggctgcttgatgccaagctcggtcaaatgctgccgtgatgtgaagggcagtcggtcacacctcacctcttgaattcagctctttcccGCAGCTGGGACAGGTAAAGACTGAATTATAACGAAATAACCGGCGGTCACACGTCCATTGACACTTAAGTTTATCAACTTGCAACTTGAAGCCACGTTAGTACATGCAGAAGCTTCCCTTCACGTTGAATATCAATGTGATGCAGATGTAAGTAATGGATCTGTTTCCGTGTTCCAGCGTGAAATCAGAGatccatggaatcatagaaagataAAACATAGAAGGAGACCATCAATGGCTCATCTTGCCTGTGCCAGCTCATTGACAAAACCAACCAATTAATCGTACAAGCCTTTCTCCCATTGTTATCTCTATATCTCTTCTCCCTTTGCCAGTTCAAGTTTATATCCAGTTGACTTTTAAGGCGATGATTTCGACAC
This window of the Heterodontus francisci isolate sHetFra1 unplaced genomic scaffold, sHetFra1.hap1 HAP1_SCAFFOLD_70_2, whole genome shotgun sequence genome carries:
- the LOC137362321 gene encoding probable G-protein coupled receptor 139; this encodes MSLSFLIKLKILWALNDVENIYFPILAAVGVPINVVTIVILSRGKCGLSKCVTYYLVSMAVADLLVVILDLIQRQIPIVYREQFALLYYVRICDIHAVLLYAATDRSVWFTVTFSFDRFVAICCQKLKTKYCTQKTAAVVLGTVTVLSCLKNIFWYFLYQSKYLLTNSPWFCVVASAKGRSLAWAVTELMHHILTPFIPFILILLLNALTVKNIIIANTARRRLRSRSSGESPMDPEMVNRRKSMILLFVISGNFVLLWVVFMTCSILKRLEYFLSYMVTVSLPTFVQEIGFMLQLLSCCTNTFIYAVTQRKFRLELRNGVK